The Bacteroidales bacterium genome contains a region encoding:
- a CDS encoding DUF2723 domain-containing protein, translating to MKNYRLVNIIAGWVTFVIAAIVYLSTIEPSASFWDCGEFISSAFKLEVGHPPGAPFFMLLGRFFTLFAGDHLTRVPVMVNSMSALFSAATILFLFWSITHLAKRLIVRENEMTTGNLIAIIGSGLVGALAYTFSDTFWFSAVEGEVYASSSLFTAIVFWAILKWENVADEKHANRWLIFIAYMMGLSIGVHLLNLLAIPAIVLVYYFRKYPVTKGGLFKALGISVIILGGIMYVIIPGVVKIASIFELLFVNSFGLPYNSGVLFYGILLIGLIVYGLWYSVKKGKALLNTAILVVTVILIGYSSYACLVIRSAAETPMDQNDPEDLFSLLYYLNREQYGDRPLLYGQYFNAPVTGTKPGSPYYYKENGKYVENDFRIKYNYDSRFTTIFPRMYSSDDEGGHISAYIQWANLKESDLFQPRLDKNGQPVRNNEGKIVYDHSKARKKPTFFQNIRFFWKYQVGHMYFRYFMWNFSGRQNDIQANYKTEINKGNWISGIPFIDEARIGNQKSLPDEMKNNKARNRYYMLPLILGLAGLYYQYKKDRNNFRVTMMLFFMTGLAIVIYLNQSPLQPRERDYAYAGSFYAFAIWIGLGVLAIYDGLKKVTPATSAATLATLSSLVAVPFVMGKENWDDHDRSERYAARDFAYNYLNSCDKNAILFTNGDNDTFPLWYAQEVEGIRTDVRVMNLSYLAADWYIEQMQRKAYESDPAPFSLTPDKYRSGKRDVVYIIDRLSGYRSLRDVIDFVASDDKQTKSLPDVSQNVDYIPTPRFFIPVDTAIVLHNGMVPPSRAKDVLPQVAWELEPNREYITKNHLMILDMLATNNWERPIYYAITVSDENYLNLSNYFDMEGLAYKIVPYRSEGDMFSKSGINTDKMYDNFVNKFKWGGVEKPGVYLDENITRMLGNFRNSFARLAMQLIAEHKPDSARKTLDKCLEVIPEEAVPMNIYNLLMVQGYYQVGDTVKANTIADKIKKNTYQQLDYFVSLGKEYNNYLMYEKRVAFYTLDEIRRMATEFKQPDLAKEMEAKMQQYASAMSLPM from the coding sequence ATGAAAAACTACAGGCTTGTCAATATTATTGCCGGTTGGGTAACATTTGTTATTGCTGCAATTGTTTACCTTTCAACTATTGAGCCTTCAGCGAGTTTCTGGGATTGCGGTGAATTCATTTCATCGGCTTTTAAACTTGAAGTGGGCCATCCCCCGGGAGCCCCGTTTTTCATGTTGCTTGGCCGGTTCTTCACACTGTTTGCCGGTGACCATCTGACCCGTGTTCCGGTAATGGTCAATTCAATGTCTGCCCTTTTCAGTGCCGCCACCATCCTTTTCCTTTTCTGGTCGATCACTCACCTTGCTAAAAGGCTTATTGTCCGCGAGAATGAAATGACAACCGGTAACCTGATTGCCATTATCGGCAGCGGCCTTGTAGGCGCCCTTGCGTACACCTTTTCCGATACGTTCTGGTTTTCGGCCGTTGAAGGTGAGGTTTATGCCAGTTCATCGTTGTTTACTGCCATTGTTTTCTGGGCTATCCTGAAATGGGAAAATGTGGCTGATGAAAAACATGCCAACCGGTGGCTGATTTTTATTGCGTATATGATGGGCCTTTCAATCGGTGTGCATTTGCTGAACCTGCTTGCTATTCCGGCTATCGTGCTCGTTTATTATTTTCGCAAGTATCCGGTTACTAAAGGCGGCCTGTTTAAAGCACTTGGCATATCGGTGATTATCCTGGGCGGCATTATGTATGTGATTATTCCGGGTGTGGTAAAAATTGCTTCGATTTTTGAACTTCTTTTTGTTAATTCATTCGGTCTTCCCTACAATTCAGGAGTGCTGTTCTATGGTATCCTGCTTATCGGTCTTATCGTTTATGGTCTTTGGTATAGTGTAAAAAAAGGAAAGGCGCTGCTCAACACAGCTATTCTTGTTGTTACTGTAATTCTTATCGGATATTCGTCCTATGCATGCCTGGTCATCAGGTCAGCTGCTGAAACTCCAATGGATCAGAATGATCCGGAAGACCTCTTTTCACTGCTGTATTACCTGAACCGGGAACAATACGGCGACAGGCCCCTGTTATACGGACAGTATTTCAATGCACCGGTTACCGGGACAAAACCGGGAAGTCCTTATTATTACAAGGAAAACGGGAAATATGTTGAGAATGATTTCCGTATAAAATATAATTATGACAGCCGCTTTACAACCATTTTCCCACGTATGTACAGCAGCGACGATGAAGGCGGGCATATAAGTGCCTATATACAGTGGGCCAACCTTAAAGAAAGCGATCTTTTTCAGCCCAGGCTTGACAAGAACGGGCAGCCGGTAAGGAATAACGAAGGAAAAATTGTGTATGACCATTCGAAAGCCAGGAAAAAACCTACCTTTTTTCAGAATATCAGGTTTTTCTGGAAATACCAGGTAGGACACATGTATTTCCGCTATTTTATGTGGAATTTTTCCGGACGGCAGAATGATATCCAGGCTAACTATAAAACGGAAATCAACAAGGGAAACTGGATTTCCGGTATTCCTTTTATCGACGAGGCTCGTATAGGTAACCAGAAAAGCCTGCCCGATGAAATGAAAAACAACAAAGCCCGCAACCGGTATTATATGCTTCCGCTAATACTGGGTCTTGCCGGTCTGTATTATCAATATAAAAAAGACAGGAATAACTTCAGGGTAACGATGATGCTGTTCTTTATGACCGGACTGGCCATTGTGATTTACCTGAATCAGAGCCCTCTACAACCCCGCGAACGCGATTACGCTTATGCCGGCTCATTTTATGCTTTTGCTATCTGGATCGGACTGGGTGTGCTGGCAATTTATGATGGATTGAAAAAAGTGACTCCGGCGACTTCAGCCGCTACACTGGCCACTTTGAGCTCCCTGGTAGCTGTACCGTTTGTGATGGGAAAAGAAAACTGGGATGATCACGACCGCTCAGAACGTTATGCAGCAAGGGATTTCGCGTATAACTACCTGAACTCATGTGACAAAAATGCGATATTGTTTACGAACGGGGATAACGATACCTTCCCGTTATGGTATGCACAGGAAGTGGAAGGAATCAGGACCGATGTGCGTGTGATGAACCTGAGCTACCTGGCTGCAGACTGGTATATCGAACAGATGCAGCGGAAAGCTTATGAATCCGATCCGGCTCCGTTCAGCCTGACACCCGATAAATACAGGTCGGGTAAGCGGGATGTGGTATATATTATTGACCGTCTTTCGGGTTACCGGTCACTGCGTGATGTGATCGACTTTGTGGCCAGTGACGATAAGCAAACAAAAAGCCTGCCTGACGTTAGCCAAAATGTGGATTATATTCCCACTCCCCGGTTTTTTATACCTGTAGATACGGCCATAGTGCTGCATAACGGCATGGTGCCGCCTTCTAGAGCTAAGGATGTGCTTCCCCAGGTGGCATGGGAACTTGAACCAAACAGGGAATATATAACCAAAAATCACCTGATGATCCTGGATATGCTGGCTACAAATAATTGGGAAAGACCTATATATTACGCCATCACGGTATCAGATGAAAATTACCTGAACCTGAGCAATTATTTTGATATGGAAGGACTGGCTTATAAAATTGTTCCTTACCGGTCAGAAGGCGATATGTTCAGTAAGAGCGGTATCAACACCGACAAGATGTATGATAATTTTGTGAATAAATTCAAATGGGGAGGTGTTGAAAAACCCGGTGTTTATCTCGATGAAAATATTACCCGCATGCTTGGCAATTTCAGGAATAGCTTTGCACGACTTGCGATGCAGCTGATTGCTGAACATAAACCCGACAGCGCCCGTAAGACCCTGGATAAATGCCTTGAGGTAATTCCCGAAGAAGCAGTGCCCATGAATATATATAATCTTCTGATGGTGCAGGGTTATTACCAGGTGGGTGATACGGTAAAAGCCAACACCATCGCGGATAAGATCAAAAAGAATACCTACCAGCAACTTGATTACTTTGTAAGCCTGGGGAAAGAATACAATAATTACCTTATGTATGAAAAGAGGGTGGCCTTTTACACACTTGATGAAATCAGGAGGATGGCCACCGAATTTAAACAGCCCGATCTTGCAAAGGAAATGGAAGCGAAGATGCAGCAATACGCATCCGCAATGAGCCTGCCGATGTAA
- the frr gene encoding ribosome recycling factor gives MEEEARFCVEMAQEKMDKAIKHLEDELVHVRAGKATPAILDGITVDYYGAVTPLAQVSNIGTPDPKTIVIQPWDKSMLQVIEKAILYANIGLTPNNNGEIIRLNIPPLTEERRRNLVKQVKTMGENTKVSIRNARRDANEELKKLQKNGLPEDVEKECFDEVQQETDSSIAKVDVIVTAKEKDIMTV, from the coding sequence ATGGAAGAAGAAGCACGCTTTTGTGTCGAAATGGCGCAGGAAAAAATGGATAAGGCTATAAAACATCTCGAGGATGAACTTGTGCATGTCCGCGCCGGTAAAGCAACTCCTGCAATTCTCGACGGTATAACCGTGGATTACTACGGGGCTGTGACACCGCTTGCCCAGGTATCCAATATCGGAACACCTGATCCGAAAACCATTGTTATACAGCCCTGGGATAAATCAATGCTACAGGTAATTGAGAAAGCCATTTTGTATGCCAATATTGGTTTGACTCCCAATAATAACGGCGAGATCATCCGACTGAACATACCTCCGCTTACCGAAGAACGCCGCAGGAACCTTGTAAAACAGGTTAAAACAATGGGCGAAAATACAAAGGTAAGTATCCGCAATGCACGCCGTGATGCCAATGAAGAACTGAAGAAACTTCAGAAAAACGGATTGCCCGAGGATGTGGAAAAGGAATGTTTTGATGAAGTGCAGCAGGAGACCGACTCCTCAATTGCCAAGGTTGATGTGATCGTTACCGCCAAGGAGAAGGATATTATGACGGTTTAG
- the tsf gene encoding translation elongation factor Ts: MAITAAEVAKLRKMTGAGMMDCKSALEESNGDFEKAVEIIRKKGQLVASKRADRDAMEGVVIAKTNSNATFGALIVLNCETDFVAKNENYIKLAESILDAAVQNKPADLEALKNIKLDGRGIGERVTEQIGIIGEKLELSYYEKIEAAQVVPYIHPGNRLATLVGLSKAIDVKVGRDIAMQVAAMNPVAVDKADVPPSVIEKEKEIGREQARNEGKAENMLDKIAEGKLNKFFKESTLLNQEFTKDSTKTVRQYLQEVDKDVKVTGFMRYSLNQ; this comes from the coding sequence ATGGCAATTACAGCAGCAGAAGTCGCCAAACTCAGAAAAATGACAGGTGCCGGCATGATGGATTGCAAAAGCGCGCTTGAAGAGTCAAATGGCGATTTTGAAAAAGCAGTCGAAATTATCCGCAAAAAAGGACAGCTTGTAGCAAGCAAAAGAGCCGATCGTGATGCAATGGAAGGTGTTGTTATAGCAAAAACCAATAGCAATGCAACTTTCGGTGCACTCATCGTATTAAATTGCGAAACCGACTTTGTAGCCAAGAATGAAAATTACATTAAACTGGCTGAAAGTATCCTTGATGCTGCCGTTCAGAATAAGCCTGCCGATCTTGAAGCGCTTAAGAACATTAAGCTCGACGGCCGGGGCATTGGCGAACGGGTTACCGAACAAATCGGTATCATTGGTGAAAAGCTTGAACTCTCTTATTATGAGAAGATCGAAGCTGCTCAGGTTGTTCCTTACATTCACCCGGGAAACCGTCTTGCAACATTGGTTGGCTTAAGCAAAGCAATTGATGTAAAAGTCGGACGCGACATTGCCATGCAGGTTGCCGCTATGAATCCGGTTGCTGTTGATAAAGCTGATGTTCCTCCTTCAGTTATCGAAAAGGAAAAGGAAATTGGCCGTGAACAGGCACGCAACGAAGGAAAAGCTGAAAACATGCTGGATAAGATTGCCGAAGGCAAGCTGAACAAGTTCTTTAAGGAAAGCACCCTGCTTAACCAGGAATTTACAAAAGACAGCACCAAAACCGTAAGGCAATATCTCCAGGAAGTGGACAAAGACGTAAAAGTTACCGGTTTTATGCGCTATTCGCTTAACCAGTAA
- the rplM gene encoding 50S ribosomal protein L13, with the protein MNTLSYRTVSANNATVQKEWFVVDATNQVLGRLSSQVASILRGKHKTSYTPHVDCGDNIIIINAEKIRLTGKKWTDKEYVRHTGYPGGQRITSPHDMALIDPTRIIETAVKKMLPRNRLGNAIYGNLYVYAGTEHPHTAQQPKELKLNYK; encoded by the coding sequence GTGAATACACTGAGTTATAGAACGGTTTCTGCAAATAATGCTACTGTTCAGAAAGAATGGTTTGTAGTGGATGCCACGAATCAGGTACTGGGAAGACTGAGCTCACAGGTAGCCAGCATTCTCAGGGGAAAGCACAAGACCAGCTATACTCCCCATGTAGATTGTGGAGATAATATTATTATCATAAATGCTGAAAAGATAAGGCTCACCGGTAAGAAATGGACCGATAAGGAATATGTTCGGCATACAGGTTATCCAGGAGGACAGCGTATTACTTCTCCGCATGATATGGCTCTTATTGATCCGACCCGTATTATTGAAACTGCTGTAAAGAAGATGCTTCCCCGCAACAGGCTGGGTAATGCGATATACGGCAACCTTTATGTATATGCCGGAACCGAGCATCCTCATACCGCACAGCAACCTAAAGAACTTAAATTAAACTACAAATAA
- a CDS encoding family 20 glycosylhydrolase, which yields MKNNILFLFALSFFYLIPIQTPCQSLPVRGFSIGAPARENLGAFIDFIHNGLASRSVNTLILQIDYGYRFKSHPELSDSGALTHSDINKIVKACEEEHIRLIPMINLLGHQSWAGKVNNLLRVYPQFDETPYVKMPENYVWPNEEGLYCKSYCPLHPDIHKVLFDVIDEICDVFQSDAFHGGMDEVFYIAHDSCTRCSGSDPAELFAGEVNLIRNHLAEKNRELWIWGDRLIDGKSTGMGMWEASMNNTFRAVDLIAKDVFICDWHYERPDQTAVYFAMKGLRVATCPWRDPEVAVKQARDMVKFREHSTPEMKDRFCGIIQTVWSSPDQFLKEYNSTENKNSAAASFKAVYEYMNSLK from the coding sequence ATGAAAAATAATATCCTGTTTTTATTCGCACTATCTTTCTTTTATTTAATCCCGATCCAAACACCCTGTCAGTCCTTACCTGTCCGTGGATTCAGCATCGGTGCACCAGCCAGAGAAAATCTCGGTGCTTTCATTGATTTTATACATAACGGCCTTGCATCCAGGTCAGTAAATACGCTGATTCTTCAAATTGATTACGGTTACCGGTTTAAATCGCATCCTGAACTAAGCGATAGCGGAGCACTCACCCATTCTGATATTAACAAGATAGTAAAAGCTTGTGAAGAAGAACATATTCGTTTGATTCCCATGATTAACCTGCTGGGTCACCAGTCGTGGGCCGGAAAAGTCAACAACCTCCTCAGGGTCTACCCACAGTTTGATGAGACTCCATATGTAAAGATGCCTGAAAACTATGTATGGCCGAATGAAGAGGGACTATACTGCAAAAGTTACTGCCCGCTACATCCCGATATTCATAAGGTGTTATTTGATGTAATTGATGAAATTTGCGATGTCTTTCAGTCGGATGCCTTTCACGGAGGCATGGATGAGGTTTTTTATATAGCCCACGACAGTTGCACAAGGTGCTCGGGTAGCGATCCGGCAGAACTATTTGCAGGCGAAGTAAACCTCATAAGGAATCATCTGGCTGAAAAAAACAGGGAACTGTGGATTTGGGGCGACAGGCTTATTGACGGGAAATCAACCGGCATGGGAATGTGGGAGGCAAGTATGAACAATACGTTCAGGGCAGTTGACCTGATCGCAAAAGATGTTTTCATTTGCGACTGGCATTATGAACGACCTGACCAGACAGCAGTATATTTTGCCATGAAAGGACTCCGTGTGGCAACATGTCCCTGGAGGGACCCTGAGGTGGCTGTAAAGCAGGCCCGTGACATGGTGAAGTTCAGGGAACATTCAACTCCGGAAATGAAAGACCGCTTTTGCGGCATTATTCAAACCGTATGGTCATCGCCTGACCAGTTTCTGAAAGAATATAACAGCACTGAAAATAAGAACAGTGCAGCCGCCAGCTTTAAGGCTGTATATGAATATATGAACAGCCTGAAATGA
- the rpsI gene encoding 30S ribosomal protein S9, translated as MEIVNAIGRRKSAVARIYLKEGKGKIVINDRELANYFPLEQLQYIVLQPLNIAEVADKYDITVNLQGGGIKGQAEALRLAIARAMTIVKPESKDALKSNKMLTRDPREVERKKPGQPGARRRFQFSKR; from the coding sequence ATGGAAATAGTTAATGCCATTGGACGCAGAAAAAGTGCAGTCGCCAGAATTTATTTAAAAGAAGGCAAAGGCAAAATTGTTATTAATGATCGCGAATTAGCGAATTATTTCCCGCTTGAACAGCTTCAGTATATTGTTCTTCAGCCATTGAACATTGCCGAAGTTGCTGATAAATATGATATTACCGTAAATCTTCAGGGTGGCGGAATTAAGGGTCAGGCCGAAGCATTGCGTCTGGCTATTGCAAGGGCAATGACAATTGTTAAGCCCGAGAGCAAAGATGCCCTTAAGAGTAATAAGATGCTCACCAGGGATCCCCGTGAGGTTGAGCGTAAGAAACCCGGTCAGCCCGGCGCCAGGAGAAGATTCCAGTTCAGCAAGCGTTAG
- the rpsB gene encoding 30S ribosomal protein S2, producing MPKTSVQQLLDAGVHFGHLRRKWNPAMAPYIFMEKEGIHIIDLQKTLVKLEEAAAALKNIAKSGRKVLFVATKKQAKDIVAEQVKIINMPYVTERWPGGMLTNFPTIRKAVKKMSSIDRMATDGTFDNLSKREKLQVSRQRAKLEKNLGSISDLTRLPAAMFIVDISKEHIAVHEARRLNIPIFAMVDTNSDPNLVDFPIPANDDASKSISLILEIICKSIQEGLDERKMEREKEGDVKGKKGDKGDVEEGDEDFDEEQERRGAHKTVALKAPAKKGVNVEIEEEEEEEEEV from the coding sequence ATGCCTAAAACATCAGTTCAGCAATTATTGGATGCAGGTGTACATTTTGGTCACCTGAGAAGAAAGTGGAATCCCGCTATGGCTCCTTATATTTTCATGGAGAAAGAGGGTATTCATATTATCGATTTACAGAAAACACTGGTAAAACTTGAGGAAGCTGCAGCAGCGCTAAAAAATATAGCCAAATCAGGACGCAAGGTCCTGTTTGTAGCCACCAAGAAACAGGCTAAAGACATTGTAGCCGAACAGGTGAAAATAATTAATATGCCTTATGTTACGGAACGCTGGCCGGGCGGAATGCTCACCAACTTCCCGACAATCCGTAAGGCTGTAAAGAAAATGTCATCCATCGACAGGATGGCCACCGATGGTACTTTTGATAACCTCTCAAAACGTGAGAAACTGCAGGTGTCCCGTCAACGGGCCAAACTTGAGAAGAACCTGGGCAGTATCTCCGATCTTACAAGGCTTCCGGCTGCCATGTTTATTGTTGACATCAGCAAGGAACACATTGCCGTGCACGAAGCCCGCCGTTTGAATATTCCGATCTTTGCCATGGTGGACACCAATTCGGATCCTAACCTGGTGGATTTCCCGATCCCGGCAAATGACGATGCATCAAAATCGATTTCTCTCATTCTCGAAATTATTTGCAAAAGCATACAGGAAGGCCTCGATGAACGCAAGATGGAACGTGAGAAAGAAGGCGATGTAAAAGGCAAGAAGGGCGATAAGGGGGATGTCGAAGAAGGTGATGAGGATTTCGATGAAGAACAGGAAAGAAGAGGCGCACATAAAACGGTTGCTCTTAAAGCTCCTGCCAAGAAAGGCGTGAATGTCGAAATTGAGGAAGAAGAAGAGGAAGAAGAAGAAGTTTAA
- a CDS encoding O-antigen ligase family protein, whose product MNYSAGREPLHRTVYLFGLALLVSCLPLSRYLLSIAQFTIVINWIAEGNFKRKFSILHKNPAILLFASVFIVYAVGLLYSEDLKTGFEKIINTLPLLILPLVIGTSKPLSTKASRRLLILFTIAVSAASMVCFIRYAGYGLPPGADFREISVFMSHIRFALLIDMAIAISIYYAIRKHGDEPLSVLRSPWFFIILSVFLTAFLFFLRSATGIVIFFIILGVFGVNRAFHSKSRFIRYSILGATTAFSLTAVLTVYFTWNRNFSPKPFNPTRLKDKTANGNLYTHDIEAGILENGNYTWLYICEPELEREWNRLSPIHYDEFDHRHQAIRTTIIRYLTSKNLTKDSAGIHHLSQADLSNIEKGLANYRFSEHPGIRQRLYETLYEIHIIRKSGFAESHSLGQRLLFYKAALPAIKESFWFGYGTGDAYNIMANQARSENLAIDSAWKGKPHNQFLFFLLAFGITGFLWIVFSWVYTVIFSKAYTQLLFNQMLLITGISMMVIDTLESYDNIVFFSFFFCLFAFNYGDITSYNEKMI is encoded by the coding sequence ATGAATTATTCTGCAGGAAGGGAACCACTTCACAGGACTGTATATTTGTTCGGACTTGCCCTGCTTGTCAGCTGTCTGCCCCTTTCACGCTACCTTTTGAGTATTGCGCAATTCACAATTGTTATTAACTGGATTGCAGAAGGAAATTTTAAGAGGAAGTTCTCAATCCTTCACAAGAACCCTGCCATTTTGCTTTTCGCCTCTGTATTCATTGTATATGCTGTCGGATTACTTTACAGTGAAGATCTTAAAACCGGGTTTGAAAAGATTATCAATACGCTTCCGCTCTTAATACTGCCCCTTGTGATAGGTACTTCGAAACCTTTGAGTACAAAGGCTTCGAGAAGATTATTGATCCTTTTCACAATTGCCGTTTCAGCCGCTTCAATGGTTTGTTTTATCCGGTATGCTGGTTACGGACTTCCCCCAGGAGCGGATTTCAGGGAAATTTCGGTTTTTATGTCCCACATCCGGTTTGCTCTTCTTATTGATATGGCTATCGCTATTTCGATTTATTATGCAATTCGAAAGCATGGGGATGAACCCCTGTCGGTTTTACGCTCACCCTGGTTTTTTATAATACTATCCGTATTCCTGACCGCCTTTCTATTTTTTCTCCGCTCTGCAACCGGGATTGTTATATTCTTCATTATCCTGGGCGTTTTTGGTGTTAACAGGGCTTTCCACTCTAAAAGCAGATTTATACGATATAGTATTTTAGGAGCTACAACCGCATTTTCATTGACGGCTGTGCTAACTGTGTACTTTACCTGGAATAGGAATTTTAGTCCGAAACCTTTCAACCCTACCCGGCTTAAGGATAAAACAGCAAATGGCAATTTGTATACACATGATATAGAAGCCGGAATACTCGAAAACGGCAATTATACCTGGCTTTATATTTGCGAACCGGAACTGGAAAGGGAATGGAACCGGCTAAGCCCGATTCATTATGATGAGTTTGACCACAGACACCAGGCCATCCGTACCACTATAATCCGGTATCTGACTTCAAAGAACCTTACAAAAGATTCAGCAGGGATTCATCATTTGAGCCAGGCAGACCTATCAAATATTGAAAAAGGACTTGCCAATTACAGGTTTTCTGAACACCCCGGCATCCGGCAAAGGCTCTATGAAACTCTTTATGAAATCCATATCATAAGAAAATCAGGATTTGCCGAAAGCCATTCGCTGGGCCAACGATTACTTTTTTATAAGGCGGCGCTCCCTGCTATAAAAGAGAGTTTCTGGTTTGGTTACGGTACCGGGGACGCCTACAACATTATGGCAAACCAGGCAAGATCTGAAAACCTGGCGATTGACAGTGCATGGAAAGGAAAACCGCATAACCAGTTCCTGTTCTTTCTGCTGGCTTTCGGAATCACAGGATTTTTATGGATCGTTTTCAGCTGGGTGTATACAGTGATCTTTTCGAAAGCATACACCCAACTGCTGTTTAATCAAATGCTTCTGATAACAGGAATTTCAATGATGGTGATAGATACGCTTGAATCATACGACAATATTGTTTTCTTCTCCTTTTTCTTTTGCCTGTTTGCTTTTAATTATGGGGATATTACTTCTTATAATGAAAAGATGATATAA
- the pyrH gene encoding UMP kinase, protein MSLKYKRVLLKLSGEALMGDKKSGLDEAILESYCRQIKEVQDLGAEVGIVIGGGNIFRGLSGLKSGFDRVTGDYMGMLATVINGLALQTFIGQAGGKARVLTAIEMLPVAERYTKTLSETLLSQGYALIFTFGTGNPFFTTDTASALRGVEIEAEVILKGTRVDGVYTADPEKDPAAVKYKDVTFEEAYNKGLKIMDLTAFTMCRENNVPIIVFDMNTPGNLKKLLQGEDVGTLIHN, encoded by the coding sequence ATGTCACTCAAATACAAACGCGTACTGCTCAAACTCAGTGGTGAAGCCCTGATGGGAGATAAAAAATCAGGCCTGGACGAGGCAATCCTTGAGTCGTATTGCAGGCAGATAAAGGAGGTGCAGGACCTGGGAGCCGAAGTTGGAATCGTAATCGGGGGAGGAAATATTTTCAGGGGACTTTCAGGCCTGAAATCAGGATTTGATCGCGTGACAGGTGATTACATGGGTATGCTCGCTACCGTGATAAACGGACTGGCTTTGCAGACATTTATCGGACAGGCAGGCGGTAAGGCACGGGTACTTACGGCAATTGAGATGCTTCCCGTTGCAGAACGGTATACAAAAACACTCTCAGAAACATTACTTTCCCAGGGCTATGCCCTGATCTTCACTTTTGGTACCGGTAACCCGTTTTTTACAACCGATACGGCGTCGGCATTAAGAGGGGTTGAAATAGAAGCCGAAGTAATTTTAAAAGGTACCCGGGTGGATGGTGTCTATACCGCCGATCCTGAAAAAGATCCTGCTGCTGTTAAATACAAGGATGTTACATTTGAGGAAGCTTACAACAAAGGTCTGAAAATAATGGACCTCACAGCTTTCACCATGTGCAGGGAAAACAATGTACCTATAATTGTTTTCGACATGAATACTCCCGGGAATCTTAAGAAGCTGCTGCAGGGCGAGGATGTGGGGACACTGATTCATAACTAA
- a CDS encoding DUF5009 domain-containing protein yields the protein MKNRIVSIDIFRALTMLLMIFVNDLWTLHGIPGWLEHTEAHEDGMGLADIVFPAFLFIVGLSIPFAIKARLNSGDSKQKILIHIVKRSLALIVMGFFMVNSESLSSSFSPLFRTLWEVFMIVAFILVWNQYDKEKISPMFSLLLQIAGIASLILLAVLYVGGPPENLHWMRPGWWGILGLIGWAYLLCSLLYLFSGGKTTIILLAVLVFYGLNTLEFIHLKGVPHFPFIVSSSNHALIMSGALATRLYLGTRDSKPVRFLLYLWTAAIVLFAFGYAIRPYWGISKILATPSWTSICAAISLIFFSLIYILTDLSGKVRTAGFIKPAGTNTLTCYLIPGLVYPVLWPLQQMLPVELLTGLAGIIKSVLFAFVIVWITGFLEKAGVKLKI from the coding sequence ATGAAGAACCGCATTGTTTCAATTGATATATTCAGGGCGCTCACAATGCTCCTGATGATTTTCGTGAATGACTTGTGGACTCTGCATGGCATACCGGGTTGGCTTGAACACACTGAAGCTCATGAAGACGGTATGGGTCTGGCTGACATCGTTTTTCCAGCATTTCTTTTCATCGTCGGACTTTCAATTCCTTTTGCGATTAAAGCCCGCCTTAATAGCGGAGATTCAAAACAAAAAATCCTGATCCATATAGTGAAACGATCACTGGCGCTTATTGTGATGGGATTTTTTATGGTGAACAGTGAAAGTTTAAGTTCCTCGTTTTCTCCCCTGTTTCGCACGCTCTGGGAGGTTTTTATGATTGTGGCATTTATACTGGTATGGAATCAATATGACAAGGAAAAGATTTCTCCTATGTTCAGCCTTCTGCTCCAGATAGCCGGTATTGCATCACTTATTCTGCTGGCAGTGCTTTATGTGGGCGGACCACCTGAAAACCTTCACTGGATGCGCCCTGGCTGGTGGGGAATCCTGGGCCTAATCGGCTGGGCTTATTTATTGTGTTCCTTATTATACCTTTTCAGCGGGGGAAAAACGACAATCATTCTCCTGGCAGTTCTTGTATTTTATGGTTTAAATACACTTGAATTCATTCATCTTAAAGGTGTTCCTCATTTCCCCTTTATTGTAAGCTCATCCAATCATGCCCTTATCATGAGTGGTGCATTAGCTACCAGGCTTTATCTTGGCACCCGCGATTCCAAACCGGTAAGGTTTTTACTTTATTTGTGGACTGCGGCAATTGTACTTTTTGCTTTTGGATATGCTATAAGACCGTATTGGGGAATTTCAAAAATACTCGCTACCCCTTCATGGACCTCTATTTGTGCTGCCATAAGCTTAATCTTTTTCAGTTTAATTTACATCCTCACTGATTTAAGCGGGAAAGTGAGAACAGCCGGATTTATCAAACCCGCCGGTACCAATACGCTGACCTGTTATCTAATTCCCGGATTGGTTTACCCGGTTTTATGGCCACTCCAACAGATGCTGCCGGTTGAACTGCTTACCGGTTTAGCGGGTATAATTAAATCGGTACTGTTTGCATTTGTCATTGTTTGGATCACAGGTTTTCTTGAAAAAGCAGGGGTTAAACTGAAAATTTAA